The Gracilimonas sp. genome includes a region encoding these proteins:
- a CDS encoding putative sugar nucleotidyl transferase has protein sequence MGICFFNDDQVKRFQPLTLTRPMDDLRVGILTIRKKWIKSLENSEFSRLLPDYLNGVFERGKVEGNEEVLWLNSRMLPSQSFLGALKALQEGQKLVFKGVTVAAKVDAKSSAKMFSENSFNDAGLDTIEVKEVIHLEHLWDLLSLNSYEIEKDIQLLGLKSISEEKEEVPESVYHPKNTFIGKDVHIEPGCIFIAEKGPVVIRDGATIEAGSILRGPVVVGEGATVKMAARIYDGTTIGPVCKVGGEVAGCIFHSYSNKAHDGFAGNSIFGQWVNLGANTITSNLKNDYKNIDVTDWITKDLIQTGRQFLGTVMADHSKTAINTMLNTGTICGVSSNVFIDELSPKVIDSFTWLGPRGPAIYRFEKAIEVMQAMMKRRDVELTDDYKRMMKHIFTSR, from the coding sequence ATGGGGATTTGTTTTTTTAATGATGATCAGGTTAAAAGGTTCCAGCCACTCACCTTAACACGGCCAATGGATGACCTGAGGGTGGGCATACTTACAATTCGGAAGAAATGGATTAAGTCGCTCGAAAACAGTGAGTTTAGTCGGTTATTGCCGGATTATTTGAATGGCGTTTTTGAAAGAGGAAAGGTAGAAGGGAATGAGGAGGTACTCTGGCTCAACTCAAGAATGTTGCCCTCCCAAAGTTTCCTCGGTGCGTTGAAGGCTCTTCAAGAAGGACAAAAACTGGTGTTCAAAGGAGTAACGGTTGCTGCTAAGGTGGATGCTAAGTCCTCGGCGAAAATGTTTAGTGAAAACAGCTTTAACGACGCTGGCTTGGATACTATTGAGGTAAAAGAAGTTATTCACCTCGAGCATTTGTGGGATTTACTCTCGCTGAATTCTTATGAAATTGAAAAAGACATTCAGCTTTTGGGGTTGAAGTCAATTTCAGAAGAGAAAGAGGAGGTTCCTGAATCCGTTTATCATCCCAAAAATACATTTATAGGAAAAGATGTCCATATAGAACCGGGATGTATTTTTATAGCTGAAAAAGGGCCGGTAGTCATTCGTGATGGCGCTACTATAGAAGCCGGCAGTATTCTCAGAGGACCCGTTGTAGTTGGTGAAGGAGCAACGGTAAAAATGGCAGCGCGAATTTATGATGGAACCACTATTGGTCCGGTCTGCAAAGTGGGAGGAGAAGTCGCCGGATGTATTTTTCATTCTTACTCAAACAAAGCCCATGATGGATTTGCCGGGAATTCCATATTCGGGCAATGGGTGAACCTCGGAGCTAATACCATTACCTCAAATCTTAAGAACGACTATAAAAACATCGATGTAACCGACTGGATTACGAAGGATCTTATCCAAACGGGCCGGCAGTTTCTTGGAACGGTGATGGCTGATCATTCCAAAACAGCCATTAATACTATGCTTAATACGGGGACCATTTGTGGGGTAAGTTCAAATGTGTTTATTGATGAACTTTCCCCAAAAGTAATTGACTCATTTACCTGGCTTGGTCCAAGGGGGCCTGCTATTTATCGGTTTGAAAAGGCAATCGAAGTGATGCAGGCCATGATGAAACGTCGCGATGTTGAACTAACCGACGACTACAAGCGGATGATGAAGCATATATTTACTTCCCGCTAA
- a CDS encoding NlpC/P60 family protein has protein sequence MKYLVHPLKLALVLILLLGACSGPRQQTLRGLIDQVENSFVPDSRVDQFNVQASGASPFLLTGETTNAEAKQALLDSLAKANISYIDSIKVLPSAELGDKIYGIVNNSVSNIRSEPRHSAQLATQALLGMPLQVLKKDGGWYYVRTPEDYLSWIDSGGMHRMNKSEYLEWKSAEKLIYVDTYGFAYSSPSKSSEKISDLAAGNILKLESSNGSYYRISYPDGREGFIPKSEATPFSEWTEDLEATRESLVQTARSMMGIPYLWGGTSTKGVDCSGFTKTIYLMNGMIIPRDASQQVHAGVKVDEEKNWDQLQPGDLLFFGSPATENRSRRVVHVGMWIGDNQFIHSSRQVRISSVDSTASNYDAYNTGRYLESRRYLGNMEGNIIRTKAMYDEINLP, from the coding sequence ATGAAATACTTAGTACATCCATTAAAACTGGCTTTGGTTTTAATTCTGTTGTTGGGAGCTTGTAGCGGGCCCCGGCAACAGACCCTCCGGGGATTAATAGACCAGGTGGAAAATTCATTTGTTCCTGATTCAAGAGTGGATCAATTTAATGTGCAGGCTTCAGGAGCAAGTCCCTTTCTCCTGACCGGAGAAACGACAAATGCTGAAGCTAAGCAAGCACTGCTCGATTCCCTTGCAAAAGCTAACATCTCCTATATAGACAGCATTAAAGTATTGCCTTCTGCTGAATTGGGGGATAAAATTTATGGCATAGTCAATAATTCTGTGTCTAATATAAGATCCGAACCGAGACATTCAGCTCAGCTTGCTACGCAGGCTTTACTGGGAATGCCCCTTCAGGTTCTGAAAAAAGATGGCGGATGGTATTACGTTCGCACACCGGAAGATTATTTATCCTGGATAGACAGTGGCGGTATGCATAGAATGAATAAGTCCGAGTATCTTGAATGGAAATCAGCTGAAAAGCTCATTTACGTGGATACCTATGGATTTGCTTACTCCTCCCCCTCTAAAAGTTCGGAGAAAATAAGTGACCTGGCTGCCGGAAACATTCTGAAGCTGGAAAGTTCAAATGGAAGTTATTATCGAATTTCATACCCCGATGGACGTGAGGGCTTTATCCCGAAAAGTGAAGCCACTCCATTCTCTGAGTGGACCGAAGATCTGGAAGCTACCCGAGAGTCGTTAGTTCAAACTGCCAGAAGTATGATGGGCATCCCGTATCTGTGGGGAGGAACCTCCACTAAAGGCGTGGATTGTAGTGGTTTTACTAAAACTATATACCTCATGAATGGCATGATTATTCCACGAGACGCCTCTCAGCAGGTACACGCAGGAGTGAAAGTAGACGAAGAGAAAAACTGGGACCAACTGCAGCCAGGCGATTTATTGTTTTTTGGCAGCCCTGCTACCGAAAACAGAAGCCGCAGAGTAGTACATGTTGGGATGTGGATTGGCGACAATCAGTTTATACATTCCTCAAGGCAGGTGCGAATCAGCAGTGTGGATTCTACCGCCTCCAACTATGATGCCTACAATACCGGCCGATACCTCGAATCCCGCCGATATCTTGGAAATATGGAAGGAAACATCATCCGGACCAAAGCCATGTATGATGAAATAAACCTGCCATAG
- a CDS encoding SusD/RagB family nutrient-binding outer membrane lipoprotein, with product MKKLFIPITLIAFAIFSSCDLVEFNNINNNPNQPSDAAAPQLIANAMLSLPGLSSSPNAQYMAQYLAETQYVDASLYPEGGTSFYGWYQGPLVNLKTAEEVATTENQKAVARILKAYIFWNVTDRWGDIPYSEALQGTEEFTPVYDTQESIYEDLFAELKAAADQIDESGSLSNDIIYEGDMGKWVKFSNSLRLLMALRLSEVNASLAETEFNDALNDGVFTSNEDNFLFQHLADANNQNYWYGQIVDPPIREWWALTVSLVDLMNPYNDPRLPVYGNEVRNGGGYAGLQFGEEDSIGTEDFSLLGSDIYAQDAPVYLVTYAEVLFARAEAAALNWTTEDPATNYNDAIENSIAQWTGDASQATAYLAQPDITFDPGNAVEQISTQRYIHLFMHGYQAWAEWRRTGYPDNLVQPNGNAVPLRQSYTSDEALNNTENYEEAIQRQFGGENSIYGRLWWDQD from the coding sequence ATGAAAAAATTATTCATACCTATTACACTGATTGCATTTGCGATTTTCAGCAGTTGCGATCTCGTCGAATTCAACAACATAAATAATAATCCAAACCAGCCCAGTGATGCGGCAGCACCTCAGCTTATAGCAAACGCAATGCTCTCGCTGCCGGGTTTGAGTTCATCACCCAACGCGCAATACATGGCCCAGTATTTGGCCGAAACGCAATATGTGGACGCATCTTTATATCCTGAAGGCGGAACCAGCTTTTACGGATGGTACCAAGGGCCACTGGTTAACCTTAAAACCGCAGAAGAGGTAGCTACCACCGAAAACCAAAAAGCCGTTGCCAGAATCCTGAAAGCTTACATTTTCTGGAACGTAACTGACCGCTGGGGAGATATTCCCTATTCTGAGGCCTTGCAGGGTACCGAAGAATTCACCCCCGTTTATGACACTCAGGAATCCATCTATGAAGATCTGTTTGCTGAACTTAAAGCAGCAGCCGATCAAATTGATGAATCCGGAAGCCTGAGCAATGACATCATTTACGAAGGTGATATGGGGAAATGGGTGAAATTCAGCAATTCCCTGCGCTTGCTGATGGCCCTGCGGCTATCAGAGGTTAACGCATCATTAGCAGAAACTGAATTTAATGATGCGTTGAATGATGGTGTTTTCACCTCCAATGAGGACAACTTTCTGTTTCAGCATTTAGCTGATGCGAATAATCAAAACTACTGGTATGGACAGATTGTAGATCCTCCGATCCGGGAGTGGTGGGCTTTAACAGTTAGCCTTGTTGATTTAATGAATCCTTATAATGACCCCCGCCTGCCTGTTTACGGTAATGAAGTGAGAAATGGAGGCGGATATGCAGGGCTTCAGTTTGGAGAAGAAGATAGCATTGGAACTGAAGACTTTTCTCTGTTAGGCTCTGACATTTATGCTCAGGATGCACCCGTTTACTTGGTAACCTATGCGGAAGTTCTATTTGCACGCGCAGAGGCTGCAGCCTTAAACTGGACTACCGAAGACCCCGCAACCAACTATAACGATGCCATCGAAAACTCAATCGCCCAATGGACCGGAGATGCCAGCCAGGCCACAGCCTATTTGGCTCAACCCGATATTACCTTTGATCCGGGCAACGCTGTTGAACAAATTTCAACCCAGCGGTACATTCATTTGTTTATGCATGGATATCAGGCCTGGGCTGAATGGCGTCGAACCGGTTACCCGGACAACCTGGTGCAACCAAATGGTAACGCCGTCCCCTTAAGGCAGAGTTACACCTCTGATGAAGCCCTCAACAACACCGAGAATTATGAAGAGGCTATCCAGCGTCAGTTTGGTGGAGAGAATTCTATCTATGGCAGGCTATGGTGGGATCAAGATTAA
- a CDS encoding SusC/RagA family TonB-linked outer membrane protein, whose translation MSFCTIWGFIFSFITATALMAGTTSAQSVSEVDVTVEFERATIQQVFKEIEQQTAFKFLYETTVIESSNKRITVPRMTATVEEVLMTVTRQTGLRFRQTDNTLAVQLPEEERSADQSPLPETISGTVTDAETNEPLPGVNIRVKGTTIGTSTGPNGNYELDAPSLQDTLLFSFVGYETQEVPINGNTQIDVTLVVVPLSQDLLVTALGINRSERSIGYATQQVNGEDLTYSNENNVIGSLAGKIAGVQVTGSSGASLGGTQSIKIRGVNSINGEGQPLIVIDGTPISNANFAGSAGEDYGNIAQDINPDDIQSVNVLKGPAASSLYGIRGQYGVIMITTNKGNEAGGIEVQINSNLSFQQAGNFMRYQNKYGGGSSQTWRTLPNGDKYVQVNVDESWGPKMDGTLVREYFSFYPQDPQYGQLTPFDAHPNNIQNFFETGYTADNGVTISGGEERTNFRLSFNDTKITGVYPNTYLNRNNLGLSANIEASDKWDFSANINYATNEARRPPQGSQFGSRYFRQWFQRNLDMGRLKDYRYPDGTVMHWNMRSPSSSTGEITNKSPLYWANPYFEAYENTSTDSRDRVFGNVGAHFEAMPNLVVSANIRGDIYIQNIEGKTDFGGTSTPGYSVGKYENKEMNYELSAQYQKSWANVSLDATLGTNLYDRNYSYISQSTVGGLTSPGYFNINASVDRPNVFNYLEQKKIVSAYGLVSLGFSDTYFLDLSLRSDKSSTLPKDNNSYLYPSVSGSFVFSELLDLEALSFGKLRASFAQAGSDLSPYLTTPVYNVGSVYDGQNTLDVPSNINNPDIKPSFSTSYEAGFDIRFFDRVGMNFTYYLQQNKNQIIPLNISGTTGYGSAIINAGLIENKGIEVSLNGTPIQQRDFVWNSTFNLSRNTNEVVKLHPDIDLYNHGSTVYSSTASYLNSYEGKTYGSLVGRAYQRDSETGMILLDDDNLPLWTDATHNFGSVLPDFTGGFQNLFFYKNFSLSTMISFQVGGQFFSRSEMLATRTGLHSQTAAKNDKGNNVRDPVSEGGGVKVQGISASTGQEVTAYVDAHDYFDLIGDEVYEDWVIDASYIKLSEVKLGYSFGDKVMSRIPVKSINVAVFANNPLMIWQKAPQGLDPSELSSGSQDITWYESGQLNTVRSYGLNVKLTF comes from the coding sequence ATGTCTTTCTGTACTATTTGGGGATTTATATTCAGTTTCATAACCGCAACAGCATTGATGGCCGGAACAACTTCGGCTCAAAGTGTTAGTGAAGTAGATGTAACCGTTGAATTTGAGCGGGCAACGATTCAGCAAGTTTTTAAAGAAATAGAGCAGCAAACAGCTTTTAAATTTCTTTATGAAACGACTGTAATTGAGTCGAGCAACAAACGCATAACCGTTCCGAGAATGACGGCAACGGTAGAAGAAGTTCTAATGACTGTAACCAGGCAAACAGGATTACGGTTTCGGCAAACCGACAACACCCTGGCTGTACAGTTGCCTGAGGAGGAACGGTCAGCTGACCAAAGCCCCTTACCGGAAACCATCTCGGGTACGGTAACAGATGCAGAAACCAATGAACCTTTGCCGGGTGTAAACATCCGGGTTAAGGGAACAACCATTGGTACTTCCACCGGCCCCAATGGGAATTATGAGCTCGATGCCCCTTCCCTGCAAGACACCCTTCTTTTTTCATTTGTAGGATATGAAACGCAGGAAGTACCCATTAATGGAAATACACAAATCGATGTGACACTGGTGGTGGTTCCTTTAAGTCAGGATCTATTAGTAACTGCACTTGGCATTAACCGCTCCGAACGTTCTATAGGTTATGCCACCCAGCAGGTGAATGGAGAAGACCTGACCTACTCCAATGAGAATAATGTTATCGGATCTCTTGCAGGTAAAATAGCTGGTGTGCAGGTAACGGGATCATCCGGAGCCAGCCTTGGCGGAACGCAGTCAATTAAAATACGCGGAGTGAACTCAATAAATGGTGAAGGACAGCCACTTATCGTAATTGACGGCACGCCTATTTCGAACGCCAATTTTGCCGGAAGTGCCGGTGAAGATTATGGTAACATTGCTCAGGATATCAACCCGGACGACATACAGTCCGTGAATGTGTTAAAAGGCCCGGCTGCCTCTTCTTTGTATGGAATCAGAGGGCAGTATGGAGTCATCATGATTACAACCAATAAGGGTAATGAAGCCGGAGGTATTGAGGTTCAGATCAACTCAAACCTTTCTTTCCAGCAAGCCGGCAACTTTATGCGTTACCAGAACAAGTATGGTGGCGGCTCGTCTCAAACATGGAGAACATTGCCTAATGGCGACAAGTATGTTCAGGTTAATGTGGATGAGAGCTGGGGACCAAAAATGGATGGGACTCTGGTTCGTGAATATTTCAGTTTCTATCCACAGGATCCGCAATACGGACAGCTTACCCCTTTCGATGCTCACCCCAATAACATTCAAAACTTTTTTGAAACCGGTTATACCGCCGACAATGGCGTTACCATTTCCGGTGGAGAAGAGCGCACAAATTTCAGGCTCAGCTTCAACGATACCAAGATCACCGGTGTCTATCCCAATACGTATTTAAACAGAAATAACCTGGGGTTAAGCGCCAATATTGAGGCCAGCGACAAATGGGATTTTTCTGCAAATATCAACTACGCTACCAACGAAGCCCGCCGGCCTCCACAGGGCTCTCAGTTTGGGTCTCGGTACTTCCGGCAATGGTTTCAAAGAAACCTTGATATGGGAAGGCTGAAAGATTACAGATATCCCGATGGAACGGTTATGCACTGGAATATGAGATCTCCAAGTTCTTCGACCGGAGAAATCACCAATAAATCCCCTTTATACTGGGCCAATCCATACTTCGAAGCTTATGAAAATACAAGCACCGATAGCCGCGACCGGGTATTTGGTAATGTAGGCGCTCACTTTGAAGCCATGCCCAATCTCGTTGTAAGTGCTAACATCCGGGGAGATATTTATATCCAGAATATTGAAGGAAAAACCGATTTTGGTGGCACTTCTACCCCCGGATATTCGGTTGGTAAGTACGAAAACAAGGAGATGAATTACGAGTTATCGGCTCAGTACCAAAAAAGCTGGGCAAATGTATCCCTGGATGCCACGCTTGGAACCAACTTATACGATCGTAATTACTCTTACATCTCCCAATCAACAGTGGGTGGACTTACGTCACCGGGTTATTTTAACATCAACGCTTCGGTTGATCGACCGAATGTGTTTAATTACCTGGAGCAAAAGAAAATTGTAAGTGCCTACGGCTTGGTTTCGCTCGGCTTCTCAGATACCTATTTCCTTGATTTAAGTCTGAGATCCGACAAATCTTCAACCCTTCCTAAAGACAACAATTCATACCTGTACCCTTCCGTCTCAGGTAGTTTTGTATTTAGTGAGTTATTAGACCTGGAGGCACTTTCATTTGGAAAACTCCGTGCCAGCTTTGCACAAGCCGGTTCCGATTTAAGTCCTTATCTGACAACCCCCGTCTATAATGTGGGCAGTGTTTATGATGGACAGAATACCTTGGATGTACCGTCTAATATTAATAATCCGGACATAAAACCGTCGTTCTCTACATCGTACGAGGCAGGTTTCGACATCCGGTTCTTTGATCGTGTAGGAATGAACTTTACCTATTACCTGCAACAGAACAAGAACCAAATTATCCCACTTAACATATCTGGAACAACCGGGTATGGATCGGCTATTATCAACGCCGGACTTATCGAGAATAAAGGGATTGAGGTCAGCTTAAACGGTACTCCCATTCAGCAAAGAGATTTTGTCTGGAATTCCACCTTTAACCTGAGCCGCAATACCAATGAAGTTGTGAAATTACACCCCGACATCGATTTATATAATCATGGTTCCACGGTGTACTCTTCAACAGCCAGTTACCTGAATTCCTATGAAGGCAAAACCTACGGAAGCCTGGTTGGGCGTGCCTACCAGCGTGATTCTGAAACGGGAATGATCCTTCTTGATGATGATAACCTCCCACTCTGGACAGATGCTACCCACAATTTTGGGTCTGTACTGCCTGATTTTACCGGTGGGTTTCAGAATTTATTCTTCTACAAAAACTTTAGTCTGTCCACTATGATCAGTTTCCAGGTAGGCGGACAATTTTTCAGCCGGTCAGAAATGCTTGCAACCCGAACAGGTTTACACAGCCAGACTGCAGCTAAAAACGATAAAGGAAACAACGTGCGTGATCCCGTCAGTGAAGGTGGCGGCGTGAAAGTACAAGGTATCTCTGCTTCAACAGGACAGGAAGTTACAGCCTATGTAGATGCCCACGACTACTTCGACCTTATTGGTGATGAAGTATATGAGGACTGGGTAATTGACGCTTCCTACATCAAGCTAAGCGAGGTTAAACTCGGTTATTCATTTGGGGACAAGGTTATGTCCAGAATCCCTGTGAAATCGATTAATGTAGCCGTGTTTGCAAATAACCCGCTTATGATTTGGCAAAAAGCACCTCAGGGTCTCGATCCTTCAGAGTTGTCATCAGGCAGCCAGGACATTACCTGGTACGAATCCGGACAGTTAAATACCGTCCGTTCTTATGGCTTGAATGTAAAACTAACCTTTTAA
- a CDS encoding FecR domain-containing protein: MRKAPEDQLLVNYLLGICTPKELDFVEQWLAQSPGNVEVLEQVLEKLNKASHTPINKEQSKKKLFRQVESDLIAARYFSKSAPTKVKEQQETTSTSFQKTSLVVKSLALVAVVSIALVFTFQISKSSNSSKASHFAELHERQLSYGQTSTFRFNDGSVITLNGGSTLRYPEQFSPQTREVYLEGEAFFDIAPDKNRPFIVHVGNTTTRVLGTSFNIKAYSNDEKIQVTVIEGKVGVSGKPNENEGSAPEQPIILGENQWATYHQSGEFFEQGEGNIWEQIAWKDQVLIFNDKPFSEVAKMLERWYGVDIILQGEQLQDAKLKGEHKNMSLERVLQSIQFILGIEYTIEEQVVTIQAAE; this comes from the coding sequence ATGAGAAAAGCACCGGAAGATCAGTTATTAGTGAATTACCTTTTGGGGATATGTACTCCAAAAGAGCTTGATTTCGTTGAGCAATGGTTGGCCCAGTCTCCCGGTAATGTTGAGGTTTTAGAGCAGGTTTTAGAAAAACTAAACAAAGCCAGCCATACTCCGATCAATAAAGAGCAATCCAAGAAAAAATTATTTCGGCAAGTTGAATCAGATTTAATAGCTGCCCGTTATTTTTCCAAATCAGCCCCTACTAAAGTAAAAGAACAGCAGGAGACTACTTCTACCAGCTTTCAAAAAACATCTTTGGTTGTTAAGAGTCTTGCGTTGGTTGCTGTGGTATCCATCGCCCTCGTTTTCACATTTCAGATAAGTAAGTCCTCCAATTCCTCCAAAGCATCCCACTTTGCAGAATTACATGAACGGCAGCTATCTTATGGGCAAACCTCCACTTTCCGGTTTAATGACGGCTCGGTAATTACATTGAATGGCGGCAGCACCCTCCGCTACCCTGAACAGTTTAGCCCGCAAACAAGAGAGGTTTACCTGGAAGGAGAAGCCTTTTTTGATATCGCCCCGGACAAAAACCGCCCTTTCATCGTGCATGTGGGAAATACCACAACACGGGTTTTAGGCACGTCTTTTAACATTAAGGCCTACAGTAACGATGAGAAAATTCAAGTCACTGTAATTGAAGGTAAGGTGGGGGTTTCCGGCAAGCCAAATGAAAATGAAGGTAGTGCACCCGAACAACCCATTATTCTTGGGGAAAACCAGTGGGCCACCTATCACCAAAGCGGAGAATTTTTTGAACAAGGTGAAGGAAATATCTGGGAACAGATTGCCTGGAAAGACCAGGTTTTGATTTTTAATGATAAGCCTTTTTCTGAAGTAGCTAAAATGCTGGAGAGGTGGTACGGAGTAGATATAATTTTACAAGGCGAACAGCTTCAGGATGCTAAGCTCAAAGGAGAACATAAGAATATGAGCCTTGAACGAGTATTACAGTCTATTCAATTTATTTTAGGAATAGAATACACCATTGAAGAGCAGGTTGTGACGATACAAGCTGCCGAGTAG
- a CDS encoding sigma-70 family RNA polymerase sigma factor yields MLGRKKFELFFEQYFDDIVSFLSYYTSCPRELEDWTQEVFLKIWEARDNIDPDHPSVKGYIIKTARNHALKQLRNQKKYDSWLQNHILDLTKTHPPKEPVINPPNFDDAYQTALSKIPERAQQAYLLSREEGLNYKEIAKTMNISPKTVEGQISHALKILREELKDFRYL; encoded by the coding sequence ATGTTAGGAAGGAAAAAGTTTGAACTCTTTTTTGAGCAATATTTCGATGATATTGTTTCCTTCTTATCATATTACACATCGTGCCCAAGAGAGTTGGAAGACTGGACCCAGGAAGTTTTTCTTAAAATCTGGGAAGCCCGGGATAATATCGACCCCGACCACCCGTCGGTAAAGGGATACATCATAAAAACGGCACGAAACCACGCCCTTAAGCAGCTGCGAAATCAGAAGAAATACGACAGCTGGCTTCAGAATCACATCCTTGATTTGACCAAAACCCATCCGCCCAAAGAGCCCGTAATCAATCCTCCCAATTTTGATGACGCCTACCAAACTGCACTCTCCAAAATACCTGAACGTGCTCAACAAGCCTATTTACTCAGCCGAGAGGAAGGGCTGAACTATAAGGAGATTGCCAAGACGATGAATATTTCCCCTAAAACAGTGGAAGGGCAGATCAGTCATGCGCTCAAAATTCTCCGGGAAGAACTGAAAGATTTCCGGTACCTGTAA
- a CDS encoding NlpC/P60 family protein, which translates to MTKGTLIGLALFLFAGCGTVERGTIPWEENSPKNPSASSPSDADENDTRSGKESGTFVESSMPPSVQEKQEFLELAYNDWKGTPYLLGGSGYDGIDCSAFMQVVFEDYFGMQIPRTTREQLQAGKEVKKSQVLTGDLVFFKTGRTTYHVGVMINRDEFLHASTTNGVKVSGLDHPYWRETYITTKRIF; encoded by the coding sequence ATGACAAAGGGTACACTTATTGGTTTGGCTTTATTTCTGTTTGCGGGTTGTGGAACGGTAGAAAGGGGCACTATTCCTTGGGAAGAGAACTCACCAAAAAATCCATCGGCTTCCTCTCCTTCTGACGCTGACGAAAATGACACAAGATCCGGTAAAGAGTCCGGCACCTTTGTTGAATCTTCCATGCCGCCCTCCGTTCAGGAGAAGCAGGAATTTTTAGAGCTCGCCTACAACGACTGGAAAGGAACCCCATATCTGTTAGGAGGTTCAGGCTACGATGGAATCGATTGCTCTGCTTTCATGCAGGTAGTGTTTGAAGATTATTTTGGGATGCAGATACCCCGAACCACCCGCGAGCAATTGCAGGCCGGCAAAGAAGTGAAAAAATCACAGGTTCTAACGGGGGATTTGGTCTTTTTCAAAACCGGGAGAACAACCTATCACGTAGGAGTAATGATTAACCGGGATGAATTTCTGCATGCATCAACAACGAATGGGGTGAAAGTTTCCGGGTTGGATCATCCTTACTGGAGGGAAACTTATATAACTACGAAAAGGATTTTTTAA
- a CDS encoding pyridoxine 5'-phosphate synthase, which translates to MNLLVNIDHVATLRNARGEGYPDPIEAAEVCEKAGASGIVFHLRGDRRHIRDEDVYRLKESVRGTLDFEMAASDEMIDICTDIAPHLCTLVPEGREELTTEGGLKMKSVFDDYKNRVFPKLKETNIEISLFLDPNPEDIELAAELGADAIELHTGTFANADPQKRRHELTRLRKGAKLINELGMKVNAGHGLNLDNLPDLLETVPHLHDVSIGHALISKSVYWGLEKTVKAYLEIMEDYA; encoded by the coding sequence ATGAATCTATTAGTCAATATTGATCATGTAGCTACTCTTCGGAATGCGCGGGGTGAAGGATATCCCGACCCTATTGAAGCAGCAGAGGTTTGTGAAAAAGCAGGCGCTTCGGGCATCGTATTTCATTTAAGGGGAGACCGACGCCATATTCGGGATGAAGATGTTTACCGGTTGAAAGAATCAGTTCGCGGCACCCTGGATTTTGAAATGGCTGCCTCAGATGAAATGATTGATATCTGCACTGACATTGCACCTCATTTATGTACTCTTGTGCCGGAAGGAAGGGAAGAGCTGACTACCGAAGGCGGATTGAAAATGAAATCGGTATTCGATGATTACAAAAACCGGGTATTCCCAAAGCTGAAAGAAACGAACATTGAAATCAGCCTTTTTCTGGATCCCAATCCCGAGGATATTGAATTGGCAGCAGAACTGGGAGCTGATGCCATCGAATTACATACCGGAACTTTTGCCAATGCGGATCCTCAAAAACGCAGGCACGAACTTACAAGGTTGAGAAAAGGTGCCAAGCTGATAAACGAGTTAGGAATGAAAGTAAACGCCGGACATGGCTTGAACCTTGACAACCTACCTGATTTACTGGAAACGGTACCGCATTTGCATGATGTAAGCATTGGTCACGCACTGATCAGTAAATCCGTTTATTGGGGGTTGGAAAAAACCGTGAAGGCGTATTTAGAGATTATGGAGGATTATGCCTGA